A window from Primulina huaijiensis isolate GDHJ02 chromosome 11, ASM1229523v2, whole genome shotgun sequence encodes these proteins:
- the LOC140988342 gene encoding uncharacterized protein: MEWVKAVEAIFDYLNFDDKDRVSCVVFLLTKTARILLEATKVTANVQTLKWNEFKVLFYDKYFPSDVKALKVKEFLELKQGTMSMSDYILKFEECFFFVPFIASNDKDRAEHFMRGLRAEIRRDVRMSKDEKEIDKERQFRRQQFVPKGQASVQEGKGGHKGKENEEYHGKAPTVPSESDKSLCPKCHKPHKGECLVGSNKCYRCGGVGHIEINCTQSSVKGRVQRRIFSLTKEGINPDSSIISGTILISGKVATTLIDTSATYSFISEQFMHSLGLAPIGEIVHFSIVLPSVDYINSSRVIRACPVQVDEELLYADFIVIPMIEFDVIFGMDWLSTYRAVIDCVAKTMRFPSGHGDSRVLTGSGTSLDLSFISCLQMQQMLVKGCHGFLASVVDITREESGNVSYIDIVKDYFDVFVDDVPGLPQDREVEFVIHIVPGYHQLKVKECDIPKTAFRTMYGHYEFLVMSFGLTNALSAFMDLMNRVFKPYLDSHIVSMEGIAVDPAKIEAVKKWPIPLTVAEQAFKVLKDIFTSAPVLALPQGVEAFVVYTDASEKGLGAVLMQRGKKELNMRQRRWLELVKDYDCTISYHPRKANVVADALSRKSGLQLGSIIQKPLLLDLQRSEIALVEEGTIARLSALAIRPTLIDKIKHEQQLDTLLLDLRAKAKKKGNSEFGLNSDRLITFQGRICVPVGDAIHLDVLTEAHTAPYSVKIEHNDRRAYCNPYLYRNGSDHVFVKIAPLKGVMMFGKKDLFYDKYFPSDVKARKMKEFLELKQGTMSMNDYILKFEEGCLFVPFIASNDKDRAEHFMRGLRAENRRDVRMSKANS, from the exons ATGGAGTGGGTGAAGGCGGTCGAGGCGATCTTTGATTACCTTAACTTTGATGATAAAGATCGAGTGAGTTGTGTTGTGTTTCTCTTAACCAAGACCGCAAGAATTTTGTTGGAAGCAACCAAGGTAACGGCTAATGTTCAAACATTGAAATGGAATGAGTTTAAAGTTTtgttctatgacaagtactttcCTAGCGATGTTAAAGCTCTCAAGGTGAAAGAATTCTTGGAGCTAAAACAAGGGACAATGAGCATGAGTGATTACATCTTGAAGTTTgaagaatgttttttttttgttccttTCATTGCTAGCAACGACAAAGATAGAGCTGAGCATTTTATGCGGGGGTTGAGGGCGGAGATTCGAAGAGATGTTCGAATGTCGAAG GATGAGAAAGAGATTGATAAAGAGAGACAATTCAGGAGGCAACAATTTGTCCCAAAGGGTCAAGCTTCAGTTCAAGAAGGAAAAGGAGGACACaaggggaaagaaaatgaagaatatCATGGTAAAGCTCCTACGGTGCCATCTGAATCAGATAAGTCTTTATGTCCTAAATGCCACAAACCACATAAAGGAGAGTGCCTAGTTGGAAGCAACAAATGTTATAGATGTGGAGGTGTTGGGCACATTGAGATCAATTGCACTCAATCATCGGTCAAGGGCCGAGTTCAGAGGCGTATTTTCTCTTTGACCAAGGAAGGAATTAATCCTGATTCGTCAATCATTTCAGGTACCATTCTTATTTCAGGCAAGGTAGCTACTACTCTTATCGATACTAGCGCCACATattcttttatatctgagcAATTTATGCATTCTCTTGGTCTTGCTCCTATTGGTGAAATTGTCCACTTTTCTATTGTGCTTCCTTCAGTAGATTATATTAATTCTTCAAGAGTGATTCGAGCGTGCCCTGTTCAAGTAGATGAGGAATTGTTGTATgctgattttattgtcattccCATGATTGAGTTCGATGTTATTTTcggaatggattggttatctaCTTATCGAGCTGTGATAGATTGTGTAGCAAAGACAATGCGTTTTCCTTCAGGGCATGGTGATAGCAGGGTTCTCACGGGGTCAGGTACTTCTCTTgacctttcttttatttcttgcttGCAAATGCAACAGATGTTGGTTAAGGGTTGTCATGGGTTTCTAGCATCGGTGGTGGATATAACTAGAGAAGAGAGTGGGAATGTGAGCTACATTGATATTGTGAAGGATTATTTTGATGTCTTTGTGGATGATGTGCCGGGATTGCCACAGgatagagaggtggaatttGTTATTCATATTGTACCAG ggtaccatcaattgaaagtaAAGGAGTGTGACATACCTAAGACGGCTTTTCGAACCATGTATGGTCACTACGAGTTTTTGGTTATGTCATTTGGATTAACTAATGCTCTTTCTGCAtttatggatcttatgaatcgGGTTTTCAAGCCATATTTGGACA GTCATATCGTTTCCATGGAAGGAATTGCTGTGGATCCGGCTAAGATTGAAGCAGTtaagaagtggcctattcctttGACAGTTGCTGAG CAAGCATTTAAAGTATTGAAGGACATATTTACTTCAGCTCCAGTGTTAGCACTTCCTCAGGGAGTTGAAGCCTTTGTggtgtatacagatgcttcCGAGAAAGGTCTTGGTGCTGTGTTGATGCAGCGAGGTAAA AAAGaactgaacatgcgtcagagaaGGTGGTTAGaacttgtgaaggattatgattgcacTATCAGTTACCATCCAAGAAAAGCGAATGTGGTtgctgatgcattgagccgaAAATCAGGTCTGCAATTGGGTTCTATTATTCAAAAGCCTCTGTTGTTGGATTTACAGAGAAGTGAGATTGCATTGGTTGAGGAAGGTACGATCGCTCGACTTTCAGCCTTAGCTATTCGACCGACTTTGATTGACAAAATTAAGCATGAGCAACAGTTGGATACTCTTTTGTTGGACTTGAGAGCAAAGGCAAAGAAGAAGGGGAATTCTGAGTTTGGATTGAACAGTGATCGCCTGATTACATTTCAAGGCCGTATTTGTGTTCCTGTTGGTGATGCTATTCATCTTGATGTTTTGACGGAAGCTCATACTGCACCTTATTCA gtgaagattgAGCACAACGACCGGCGGGCTTATTGCAATCCTTacctataccgcaatggaa GTGACCATGTGTTCGTTAAGATAGCTCCCCTCAAGGGAGTTATGATGTTTGGAAAGAAAG